The window ATAATGTACATAAAGGGCAGATGAGCTAGCGCCATTATTGCCAAATGCTTATAATGAGACGAAGGATGATTAGAATGACGTTGGTTGTGTTTTTCCATGTGTTGCTCCTAACAAAGATGTATTTCAACTAGCAAAGAAAAGCTTGGCTGAGCTCTCCTGAAAGCCCAGCCGATAAAACCTAGTGATGCGCGTGTCCACCTTCTGCTTTGGGAGCTTCACTGAACGCCGCAAGATCATAACTAACCTCAACGTCTACGTTGTCCCTTTTTGCTTTGAGGAAAAGCTTACCCTCTTTTGGCCGTGCCTCTTTTGATTTACAGTGAAAGTGAGAGCCGCCCATTACTGAACAGTTCAACTTTAGATCTTTTTTCGCAGACTTGATTGTGGCCTCAATTGCCGAGTTTTTTACTGTTGGATTCTCAACATTACCGTCTAACAAAAATATATGAAAAGAACCGTCTTTATCAGCGTTAACCTCAGTATGTACATTCTTTGCCATCTCTATTTTGCCACCATGTGGACCTGGCTTATCTTCACCATGAGCAAAGGCTTTAGCACTTAAAAGAACTGCTACCAGAATAATAATTAGTTTCATCTTTACTCCTATTTTACTACCACAGAAAGTGGGATAGTTTTAAGTTCGTTGTTGTCATTAAATTGAACCCAGAGACGATATTCACCCGCAGCCGGAAACGTAGCGTGCAGCATACCAGAGTTCGCATCGTCGCCTTCCATCGGATGAACATGGATAAGTTCACTTCCATTTAGCGCAGTAGCAATGACATGCGCAAAAGCTCCAAGATATGGCGAAAGGCTCGGCGTTGTGCCATCAGTGCGAGTTACGGTAAAATCAATCATTACCATCTTACCAGCTTTGATTTTTGTATTAGCTAACTCCACTTGAGTTACTCCGTCCACTCCTACTCGCACATCACCCAAAGATGTCACCGCAATTTCTGGCTCACCATTTTCAACCAATAAAGGTCGATAGGTTGAGAATTCTTTTCCACTTGTTGTTTCACCTTGAGCCCAAACCATGTAGCTTCCATTCACTGGGAGACTCAACTCTACATTCCAGCTTGAACCATCGAACTCTGGATGAACATGATTAAATTCATTTAGTGAAGCATCGTAAACCACGAGATGTAGAATTTTAGTATGGGTTTCGATAAGATTTTTATCCGTCAACTGAGCTAGAGTTTTATCATCTTGAAGTTGAAACGAATATTTAATTTTTTCTGATGCGGAAACTTGCTTCTGACTTGAGTCGATCTTAATTGCAGCAAAAGCATTGAACGAATACATTGAAAATAACAATACACTTAATAATAGTTGTTTCACAGATACCCCCCTTTATTGGTTAATTTGAAACCTAGTTGCCATTCTATAGTTAGGTCAAGACACTCAGTAACTGAACCATAGCGCCAATTTTGTATGACCGCCAATAATACGAAGAAAGTCCGGCATTTGTGACAAATCTAATCTATTTTTAATAAAAATAATTTTTTATGCTAATTTCCCTAGTCAATTCAGTTATTTACAAATAAATATATTAGTGCTGTCACAAATAGCACTTTTATTTCGTAATACATAGCGAGGAACAAACAACGTGTTAAATCAAAAAACGGATGAGGAACTTATGCTGGCATACCAGTTGGGCGAAGAACCCGCCTTTAGTGAGCTATACAATCGCCACGCACAAAAAATATTAGCTTTTTTGCGCTTAAAGCTTAGAGAAGAAAGTGCCGCTCACGATGTTTTTCAATCTACTTTTTTAAAGCTCCACAGAAGCAAACAGCTTTATAATCCTTCTCTCCCATTTTCCCCTTGGATCTTTACAATTTGTAGAAATGAACTTGTTGATTTCGTGCGGAAGCAAAAACACGCATTTGAGGAACTCAAGGAAGAAACTGTAGATGTTACTGCTCGCGTAGTCCATGCCGAAATAGACCTTGCCGTTTTGACACAAGAACAACAAACAGCAATACGCATGCGATATAGCTCTGACTCTTCTTTTGAAGAAATTGCAAGCGTACTTAATACGTCACCTGTGAATGCCAGAAAAATTATTAGCCGCTCACTTAAATACTTAAGAGGTTATTATGACAAAAAATAACAAGACCGATTGGGAAAAGGATTTTTCCGAATTTTTACTGACTGAGCCAGTTGAAGTGCCTGAGAGGCTGACTAATTCCATTTTAGAAAAAATTCATCGGGAACTAAATCCTTCGGCATGGAAGGTTTTCTCTAAAGTTTCTTTGATCCATTTTGCTGTTGGGTTTGTGACTTTACTTTTCTGCCCTCAGTTTGGAATTTCTATTACATCCCAGCTTGGAGTAATGCCTTACCTTATGCAGTTTGGCCATGAAGTCTGTATGCTAGGGTGTGGAGCCATTTTTGTTGGATTTAGCTTATTTACAGCAAGTTTCAGCTTGAAAGCTGAAGAGATCAGAGTCTTAAAAAATAATGCGTTTTTACAGATGCTTCTTTTAACGACCCTTTCTATTGGTTTTTTTATTGCTATAGGTGGAGAGATTGTAATTACTTTGGGCCTCATTTGGATGGCCGGAGCTATAATTGGCGGGATATTTTCTTTAGATCTCGGCTGGACGTTAAGACGATATTTAGCATCAAAGGCAATTGCGTGAAATCGATTGTCGTTTCTTTATCATTACTGCTTTCGACCTTAACTGCACAAGCGCATCCTGTTTCTTTTAAAGACGCGACTGCTGTAATGACTTGGAATCAATCATTTATGACTGATACATGGATCACCTACAGCTTTCGCAGTGACATGGCCGTGGCCGCACGAACCATGCGACTTGAAATGCCGGATGGCCGGATGAATTACTACGCTCCACAGTTCGACTATTTAGTAAAAAGGTGGAATGAAACCGACTCGCAAGCGAACATTTATGTTTATGGCTCATATGGCGTTGCACACTTTCTTAATGAAACAGATAGCGCAGGACAAGTAGGAATCGAACTTGATGCGGAATCAAGGAAACACTATATCGCGCTTAAATATGAGAAGATGTGGACGCCAATCGGACCAGATATGGATCGCATTGAAGCGCGTATAGGGATTGCCCCATACGAAGCGGAGTTCAGCGAAGTTGCTAGCTGGTTTATGATTCAATACCAGCGGCATCCATATTTAATTAAAAAAGAAGTGGTTACTCCCTTAATGCGGCTATTTTATAAGAGCGTTCTTTTTGAGGGCGGTGTGAGTACTGATGGCGACTGGATGTTAAATTTTATGTTTCATTTTTAAAGGAGATCACGTGAAGTTTATTATAATATTTTTGACAGG of the Bdellovibrionales bacterium genome contains:
- a CDS encoding sigma-70 family RNA polymerase sigma factor, whose product is MLNQKTDEELMLAYQLGEEPAFSELYNRHAQKILAFLRLKLREESAAHDVFQSTFLKLHRSKQLYNPSLPFSPWIFTICRNELVDFVRKQKHAFEELKEETVDVTARVVHAEIDLAVLTQEQQTAIRMRYSSDSSFEEIASVLNTSPVNARKIISRSLKYLRGYYDKK